In Candidatus Babeliales bacterium, one DNA window encodes the following:
- the rsmG gene encoding 16S rRNA (guanine(527)-N(7))-methyltransferase RsmG — MNNRAELDKNVMNIWDKFVLDAGVSAEQKGQFEQYVALLREWNERINLTAITTEAEIIQYHFQDSIAVLKGLPFKTGGTVCDIGSGAGFPGLPIKIMRPDLFVILLEVNQKKVSFLNMVIEALGLTGIEVCTFDWRTFLRQAEYEQIDYFFARASLQPEELIRLFKDGCAYKEAMLVYWASKQWKPEAPVSSYIDHVVPYTVGVKERQLIILKNVQVGVTK, encoded by the coding sequence ATGAATAATAGGGCGGAATTGGATAAAAACGTGATGAATATATGGGATAAATTTGTTCTTGATGCGGGAGTTTCCGCGGAACAAAAAGGTCAATTTGAGCAATATGTTGCTTTGCTGCGTGAATGGAATGAGCGGATCAATCTTACTGCTATAACAACAGAGGCAGAGATCATTCAGTATCATTTTCAAGATTCTATCGCTGTTTTAAAAGGCTTGCCTTTTAAAACGGGTGGGACAGTATGTGATATTGGTTCAGGCGCAGGATTTCCTGGCTTACCGATCAAGATTATGCGGCCGGATCTATTCGTTATCTTGCTTGAGGTGAATCAAAAGAAGGTGTCCTTTTTAAATATGGTTATAGAAGCCCTGGGTCTTACGGGCATTGAAGTCTGCACCTTTGATTGGCGTACTTTCTTACGGCAAGCAGAATATGAACAGATTGATTATTTTTTTGCACGAGCGTCATTGCAACCAGAAGAATTAATACGATTGTTTAAAGATGGGTGTGCGTATAAAGAGGCGATGCTGGTATATTGGGCCTCAAAACAGTGGAAGCCTGAGGCGCCGGTTTCATCATATATTGACCATGTTGTGCCATATACTGTTGGGGTTAAAGAGCGTCAATTGATTATTTTAAAGAATGTGCAGGTAGGGGTGACCAAATAA